The following proteins are co-located in the Nonlabens ponticola genome:
- a CDS encoding glycosyltransferase family 4 protein gives MSDLAGHIAVVCNYQLREDRIGGMDRFFVRYDAFAKANNYKVSWYFSNHEDLEFYRELDIVPNSGKSAEQHFIDHLNSSKYSHVVTHFTSLCSNFHKKIKQALPDSKLMVVDHNPRPLHGFTVKKRLKNRLKAILFAKYVDQWIGVSNYTVHHIIKDLGNLVKPKTRCIYNGIDVSVIPSRDIIGNINFTAHRPLRLMIVSHLRHSKGIQDAIAALGRLSIQELNSIEVTIYGEGPFEAQLRQQVADNNLDLVITFKGSSPIIPQLLQDYDYLLQPTYMECFSLSILESLAANLPVITTTVGGNLEVIHHEKNGFIFEPQAIDDLVTVLHGIVHSRLAIEEPTRPLIKQEFYLDKMVQEHFNLID, from the coding sequence ATGAGTGATTTAGCTGGTCATATAGCCGTGGTGTGCAATTATCAATTGCGTGAGGACAGGATAGGTGGCATGGATCGTTTTTTTGTGCGGTATGACGCTTTCGCGAAAGCTAACAATTACAAAGTCTCCTGGTATTTTTCCAACCATGAGGATCTAGAATTTTATCGTGAACTAGATATTGTTCCCAACTCTGGAAAATCTGCGGAACAGCATTTTATAGATCACTTGAATAGTTCAAAGTATTCCCACGTGGTGACGCATTTTACTTCCTTATGTAGCAATTTTCATAAAAAGATAAAGCAAGCACTACCAGATTCAAAATTGATGGTGGTGGATCACAATCCACGACCGTTGCATGGTTTTACGGTTAAAAAGCGCCTGAAAAATAGACTGAAAGCTATATTGTTTGCAAAGTATGTCGATCAATGGATAGGTGTATCAAATTATACGGTACATCATATCATCAAGGATCTTGGGAACCTTGTAAAGCCTAAAACAAGGTGTATTTACAACGGTATTGATGTTTCTGTGATTCCGTCTAGAGACATAATTGGCAACATCAATTTTACTGCGCATCGACCCTTGCGATTGATGATCGTCTCACACTTGCGTCATTCCAAAGGCATACAAGATGCCATAGCCGCCTTAGGTCGATTATCAATACAAGAATTGAATAGTATAGAAGTGACTATCTACGGTGAAGGTCCTTTTGAAGCTCAACTAAGACAGCAAGTAGCAGATAATAATTTGGACCTAGTAATCACCTTCAAGGGCAGCTCACCGATCATACCCCAATTACTGCAAGATTATGATTATTTGTTACAACCTACTTACATGGAATGTTTTAGTTTGTCTATTCTAGAGTCATTAGCGGCAAACTTGCCAGTCATTACCACTACCGTAGGTGGTAATCTAGAAGTGATCCATCATGAGAAAAATGGATTTATTTTTGAACCACAGGCTATTGATGATTTGGTTACTGTTTTACACGGTATTGTACATTCTCGACTCGCAATAGAAGAACCTACAAGGCCTTTGATCAAGCAGGAATTTTATCTTGACAAAATGGTGCAGGAACATTTTAATCTGATCGACTGA
- a CDS encoding glycosyltransferase family 4 protein — MHILFLTPEYPHEATGASGGLGTSIKNLVIALVDKGVEVSVVVPYQDETRIIQENGWTLYKIASKKFSFANWFFYKRHVGKLINKYCQQKNVDLIEVPDWTGISAFMNLKTKICSRFNGSDAYFCELDGRKQSRRNFLLEKLNLKNALHYCSASSFTARRTRDIFKLHKPIRTIHNSIDHENFVPIQNDKDTQTILYFGTIIRKKGVLDLAAAFNKVASQNPKAKLIWLGKDAKDVFTGSSTIELVKEILDENAVTRTTFLSEIPYDQVQQEIAKATVICLPSYAEAFPMTWLESMSMEKAMVTSNIGWANEMVEDEVTGYTVTPENHELFANRILELLSDHKKRESFGKAARAKVIKEFSTQVIVDQNIDFYSKII; from the coding sequence ATGCACATTCTTTTCCTTACTCCAGAATATCCGCATGAAGCTACAGGCGCTAGTGGTGGTTTGGGAACCAGTATCAAGAACTTAGTAATTGCTCTAGTGGACAAAGGTGTTGAGGTAAGCGTTGTAGTGCCTTATCAGGATGAGACAAGGATCATTCAAGAAAACGGCTGGACTTTATATAAAATAGCCAGTAAAAAATTCTCGTTTGCCAACTGGTTTTTTTACAAACGTCACGTGGGCAAACTTATCAATAAGTATTGCCAGCAAAAGAATGTTGATCTTATCGAGGTTCCTGACTGGACAGGCATATCTGCCTTCATGAATCTTAAAACAAAAATCTGCTCACGATTCAATGGTAGTGATGCCTATTTCTGTGAGCTGGATGGTCGTAAGCAATCCCGACGCAATTTTCTTCTAGAAAAACTCAACTTAAAAAATGCGTTGCATTATTGTTCGGCTAGTTCATTTACGGCACGACGTACTCGAGATATTTTCAAGCTGCATAAACCTATTCGAACGATTCACAACAGTATCGATCACGAGAATTTTGTGCCTATACAAAACGATAAGGATACGCAGACGATTCTTTATTTTGGCACTATCATACGCAAAAAAGGTGTTCTTGATCTTGCAGCAGCTTTTAACAAAGTAGCCAGCCAAAATCCCAAAGCTAAATTGATATGGCTGGGAAAGGACGCCAAGGATGTCTTTACAGGTTCATCCACGATCGAATTGGTTAAAGAGATTCTAGATGAAAATGCTGTAACGAGAACTACCTTTTTAAGCGAGATTCCTTATGATCAGGTACAACAAGAAATAGCAAAAGCAACCGTAATTTGTTTACCCAGCTATGCCGAGGCTTTTCCAATGACTTGGTTAGAATCCATGTCAATGGAAAAAGCCATGGTTACCAGCAACATAGGTTGGGCAAACGAGATGGTAGAAGATGAAGTCACAGGATATACCGTAACTCCTGAGAATCATGAATTATTCGCAAACCGAATATTGGAATTACTATCAGATCATAAAAAGAGAGAAAGCTTTGGAAAGGCAGCTCGCGCTAAGGTTATAAAAGAATTCAGTACTCAAGTGATTGTCGATCAAAATATCGATTTTTACAGCAAAATCATTTAA
- a CDS encoding glycosyltransferase family 2 protein, translating to MIQLSPYTTATGVELLYTGSPDVKMLDQLADGPGDIWHSGLQQGLANAFPELKYQAATFWWYINDFPNNDQVISWRFPLDSFVIRKNVWNQTQGIDSDYDDELISGLDFGYRLLRYAGATILHIDGLFDADSKSSQISDKDLVRFYLKFFKKDHLYYMISRQSIGRAAQITSLMLSLKSKVKRYQEELIEPRELQEIAGQPTVSYIIPTMMRQEMTAALLDDLAAQTYPPTQVIIIDATPESDRVDDIYDKRLPFELIVEWQTTKGSCRARNEALEHVTSDYVIFGDDDIKIQPQFVENHLRFLQTYKADACNGSDIMADHAQQDLSDLAKKVGQLDKSFFRTGVSQSFNNANSCVRREWIEKIGPNDVNYDGGYGEDSDYGIRLVKNGAVVLYNPFSINLHLKPPKGGYRFWGAESKKLGKARKKQPWEGDRPVQDIIPVPSPTINYFNIKHFTPEQNQEYKRIHLFKKWTKNGLGGMWYALKNSSYQKKQFAESMIYARALLKKGETYR from the coding sequence ATGATCCAGTTGTCCCCATATACTACAGCAACAGGTGTAGAATTACTTTATACAGGCAGTCCAGATGTGAAAATGTTGGATCAATTAGCTGATGGTCCAGGTGACATCTGGCATTCTGGGTTACAACAAGGCCTAGCAAATGCTTTTCCCGAATTAAAATATCAGGCTGCAACTTTTTGGTGGTATATCAATGATTTTCCTAATAATGATCAAGTGATCTCCTGGCGATTTCCGCTGGACAGCTTTGTCATACGCAAAAATGTTTGGAATCAAACTCAAGGAATTGATTCAGATTACGATGATGAGTTAATTTCTGGTTTAGATTTTGGGTATAGATTATTGAGATACGCTGGAGCAACGATTTTGCATATTGATGGTTTATTTGATGCAGATTCAAAAAGCTCACAAATTTCAGACAAAGACCTCGTGAGATTCTACTTGAAGTTTTTCAAGAAAGATCACTTGTATTACATGATTTCTAGGCAATCCATAGGTAGAGCAGCTCAAATAACGAGCTTGATGTTATCTCTCAAGAGCAAAGTGAAGCGATATCAAGAAGAACTCATAGAACCTAGAGAATTACAGGAAATCGCAGGTCAACCTACTGTAAGTTACATTATTCCAACTATGATGCGTCAGGAGATGACAGCTGCGTTGCTAGACGATCTTGCGGCACAAACTTATCCACCAACGCAGGTCATCATTATAGATGCAACACCAGAAAGCGATCGAGTAGATGATATTTATGATAAGAGGCTTCCATTTGAATTAATAGTAGAATGGCAAACGACCAAAGGTAGCTGCCGTGCACGCAATGAAGCTTTGGAACACGTGACGAGTGACTATGTCATTTTTGGGGATGATGATATTAAGATCCAACCACAGTTTGTAGAAAACCACTTAAGATTTCTACAAACCTATAAAGCAGATGCCTGCAACGGTTCAGATATCATGGCAGACCATGCTCAACAGGATTTAAGCGACTTGGCAAAAAAAGTAGGTCAATTAGACAAATCATTTTTTAGGACTGGCGTTTCTCAATCGTTTAATAACGCCAACTCTTGTGTGCGTCGTGAATGGATAGAAAAAATAGGTCCCAATGATGTTAATTATGATGGTGGCTATGGCGAGGACAGCGACTATGGTATTAGACTAGTCAAGAATGGTGCGGTGGTGCTATACAATCCGTTTTCCATCAATTTACATCTCAAGCCGCCCAAAGGTGGTTACCGTTTTTGGGGTGCGGAAAGTAAGAAGCTCGGAAAAGCGCGGAAAAAGCAACCATGGGAAGGCGATAGGCCTGTTCAAGATATCATACCTGTGCCAAGTCCGACAATTAATTATTTTAATATCAAGCACTTTACACCAGAGCAAAATCAAGAATACAAGCGTATTCATTTATTTAAAAAGTGGACCAAAAATGGTTTGGGTGGCATGTGGTATGCACTCAAAAATTCAAGTTATCAAAAAAAGCAATTTGCCGAGTCCATGATCTATGCAAGGGCCTTGCTTAAAAAAGGAGAGACCTACCGTTGA
- a CDS encoding glycosyltransferase family A protein → MKTVQNQSVKPYQILIIDGSQDDFTGLRFRESKIENLHYHKVPEEHRGLTRQRNYGVQRVDKEINVVAFLDDDVLLEADYFEQILNTYHEHPDALAVGGYITNEVEWNKSTDANSGFCMDGYCRSLGSRHKLRNKLGLAPDVPPGHMPAFGHGYSVSFLPPSGKTYPVQQLMGGVASYRASVFKNHIFSSYFEGYGLYEDADFSLRLARTGKLYINTAARLEHHHDPSGRPNYYKYGKMVVRNGWYVWHVVNPQPTLKAILKWYAITKLLIAIRLSNVITGPDRSAALKESIGRIAGLCSLLFNAPRP, encoded by the coding sequence ATGAAAACAGTGCAGAATCAATCGGTAAAGCCTTATCAAATTCTAATTATTGATGGATCGCAGGATGATTTCACGGGATTACGCTTTCGCGAAAGCAAAATAGAAAACCTACATTATCACAAAGTGCCAGAGGAACATCGCGGACTCACCAGACAGCGCAATTATGGCGTGCAAAGAGTTGATAAGGAAATTAATGTAGTTGCATTTCTAGATGATGATGTCTTGCTGGAAGCCGACTATTTTGAGCAAATTCTTAATACGTACCATGAGCATCCTGATGCTCTCGCGGTCGGCGGCTATATTACCAATGAGGTTGAATGGAATAAATCTACAGACGCTAACAGCGGCTTTTGTATGGATGGTTATTGCCGTAGCCTAGGCAGCAGGCATAAACTGCGCAACAAGCTAGGACTTGCTCCAGATGTTCCACCAGGACACATGCCTGCATTTGGTCATGGCTATTCCGTAAGCTTTTTACCACCATCGGGCAAAACATATCCAGTCCAGCAATTAATGGGTGGCGTGGCAAGTTACCGGGCAAGTGTCTTCAAGAATCATATATTCTCATCTTACTTTGAAGGTTACGGTCTTTATGAGGATGCAGATTTTAGTTTACGATTGGCCAGAACAGGTAAGCTATACATCAATACTGCTGCGAGACTAGAGCATCACCATGACCCTAGTGGCAGGCCTAATTATTACAAGTATGGCAAGATGGTGGTGCGCAATGGCTGGTATGTATGGCACGTTGTGAATCCGCAACCTACACTCAAGGCAATTTTAAAGTGGTATGCCATCACAAAATTGCTCATTGCCATCCGTTTGAGTAATGTGATTACTGGACCAGATAGAAGTGCCGCTCTCAAAGAAAGTATTGGCCGTATCGCAGGATTATGCAGTTTACTATTTAATGCACCACGCCCATGA
- a CDS encoding glycosyltransferase family 4 protein, translated as MKLLVISDAHIVKRDGLKAAYAPYVKEMDLWMKHVDEVTIIAPGNEPKKLLAQPFKRQDFGHISLRRLEFHRLMSIILSILSLPYQAIVLYRKMRSADHIHMRAPGNLTLLAGLVQILLPRKDKSIKYAGNFDPDANQPFAYRWQRKLFSSTRWTKNTAIMAYGSWPGSSSNVKEFFTATYLNKDRAIVDRKLSVPIKLLFVGTLTKNKRPETLLQLQEQLSQDNIECEVHFYGDGPLRLELQEKADAKTTFLHGNQPSEKVKEAYKNADFLVLNSQSEGWPKVVAEAMWHGCIPIASPVSCVPWMLNRDQQHLGLPDPSTARGIICESLDQVVKGILFLIEHPQDYHQISINAQNWSQQYTMETFEAAIAALLKE; from the coding sequence ATGAAATTACTCGTGATTTCTGATGCGCATATTGTAAAGCGTGATGGTCTCAAAGCTGCTTATGCGCCATATGTCAAAGAGATGGATCTCTGGATGAAACATGTGGATGAAGTCACGATCATCGCACCTGGAAACGAGCCCAAGAAATTATTAGCTCAGCCATTTAAGCGTCAAGATTTTGGCCATATTTCATTGCGCAGATTGGAATTTCATAGGTTAATGTCCATCATACTTTCTATTTTGTCACTGCCTTATCAAGCGATCGTATTGTATCGCAAGATGCGCAGCGCAGATCACATACACATGCGTGCACCAGGCAACCTTACCTTGTTGGCTGGGCTGGTTCAGATTTTGCTTCCACGTAAGGATAAATCCATTAAGTATGCAGGAAATTTTGATCCTGATGCTAACCAACCATTTGCTTACAGGTGGCAACGCAAATTATTTTCCAGCACTAGATGGACTAAAAATACAGCCATCATGGCTTACGGTAGCTGGCCTGGTTCATCAAGTAATGTCAAAGAGTTTTTTACCGCGACCTATTTAAATAAAGATCGAGCTATAGTTGATAGGAAATTATCAGTACCCATCAAGCTATTGTTCGTTGGGACGCTTACAAAAAATAAACGGCCTGAAACCTTGTTGCAGTTGCAAGAACAACTAAGTCAAGATAACATTGAATGCGAGGTGCATTTCTATGGCGATGGACCTCTAAGATTGGAACTTCAAGAAAAGGCTGACGCTAAAACTACTTTCTTGCACGGCAATCAACCTAGCGAGAAAGTGAAAGAAGCCTATAAGAATGCAGACTTTTTGGTACTGAATTCTCAAAGTGAAGGCTGGCCTAAAGTAGTTGCCGAAGCCATGTGGCACGGTTGCATACCTATCGCCAGTCCGGTAAGCTGTGTGCCGTGGATGTTAAATCGCGACCAGCAACATCTAGGTTTACCAGATCCATCTACCGCTCGTGGAATTATTTGCGAGAGCCTCGATCAAGTAGTAAAGGGGATTTTGTTTTTGATAGAACATCCACAAGATTACCATCAAATCTCAATTAACGCTCAAAATTGGTCGCAACAATACACCATGGAAACTTTTGAAGCTGCTATAGCCGCGTTATTGAAAGAATAA
- a CDS encoding ABC transporter ATP-binding protein, giving the protein MSENVIEVRNIVRNFKLGQEEVKVLKGIDLDIKRGDYVAFMGPSGSGKSTFMNLLGCLDTATSGTYRLNGTDVSSLSDDQLADIRNTEIGFVFQTFNLLPRTTALDNVALPMIYAGKSKRDRMDRASDVLTSVGLADRMDHKPNQLSGGQRQRVAVGRALVNNPSIILADEPTGNLDSKTGVEIMALFDKIHADGNTVILVTHEEDIAEHAHRVIRLRDGVIESDVRNR; this is encoded by the coding sequence ATGAGTGAAAATGTGATCGAGGTACGCAATATCGTACGTAATTTCAAGCTAGGCCAGGAAGAGGTCAAAGTACTTAAAGGCATTGATCTTGACATCAAACGTGGCGATTATGTAGCTTTTATGGGACCATCAGGTTCTGGTAAATCGACATTTATGAATCTATTGGGTTGTCTGGATACTGCCACTTCTGGGACGTATCGATTAAATGGTACTGATGTTTCCAGTTTGAGCGATGACCAGCTAGCCGATATACGCAACACCGAGATTGGTTTTGTATTCCAGACGTTTAACTTATTACCACGTACAACAGCCCTTGACAATGTGGCATTACCCATGATCTATGCCGGCAAATCCAAAAGGGATCGCATGGATCGCGCCAGCGATGTACTTACCAGCGTTGGCCTGGCAGATCGTATGGATCACAAACCCAACCAGCTTTCTGGTGGTCAACGTCAACGCGTGGCAGTAGGTCGAGCATTAGTCAACAATCCATCCATTATTCTGGCAGATGAGCCTACTGGTAACCTTGATTCCAAAACTGGCGTCGAGATCATGGCACTTTTTGATAAAATCCATGCAGATGGTAATACTGTAATTCTAGTAACTCACGAGGAAGACATTGCAGAACATGCCCACAGAGTTATCAGATTGCGTGATGGTGTGATCGAGAGTGATGTGAGAAATAGGTGA
- a CDS encoding O-methyltransferase, translated as MWHQIKYYLAHRFKSIHLHGIHSPFIYAFNKDCLQQGSSLAVKDELLRFRESITSHPATLQITDHGAGSKKLNKSLRNTSQILKVNCSSHYRTQLLARIADYLNVENALELGTSLGVTAHALSLTSDITTVEASPAVLDYARQRWDDFKISNITSISSTFDVFLDKLDQKSQYDLVFIDGHHDGAATLDYFERLLPHLHDDSIVIVDDIYWSTGMTTAWKTLQNHPKVTACIDTFQWGLIFLRKEQRQQTFHVHV; from the coding sequence GTGTGGCATCAGATCAAATACTACCTAGCGCATCGGTTTAAATCGATACATCTTCATGGCATCCACTCGCCATTTATCTATGCCTTCAACAAGGATTGCTTGCAACAAGGATCGTCTCTTGCAGTGAAAGATGAACTATTACGCTTTCGCGAAAGCATAACAAGCCATCCAGCAACGCTGCAAATCACTGACCACGGTGCAGGTAGTAAAAAGCTTAACAAATCACTGCGGAACACTTCACAAATCCTCAAAGTCAATTGCAGCAGCCACTACAGGACTCAATTATTAGCTCGTATTGCAGATTATCTCAATGTCGAGAACGCTCTTGAATTAGGCACCTCGTTAGGAGTAACTGCTCATGCCCTATCGCTAACTTCTGATATAACCACAGTTGAGGCGAGCCCAGCAGTGCTGGATTATGCGCGACAACGTTGGGATGATTTTAAAATCTCTAACATCACGTCGATCAGTTCTACTTTTGATGTATTCCTCGATAAGCTTGACCAGAAAAGCCAATATGATCTTGTATTTATCGATGGTCACCATGATGGTGCGGCTACCCTTGATTATTTTGAGAGATTATTGCCGCACCTGCACGATGATAGCATCGTGATTGTCGATGATATTTATTGGTCGACTGGTATGACGACAGCATGGAAAACCTTGCAGAACCATCCAAAAGTGACCGCGTGTATAGATACGTTTCAATGGGGCTTGATATTTTTGCGCAAGGAACAGCGACAGCAGACTTTTCACGTCCATGTGTAA
- a CDS encoding glycosyltransferase translates to MPHVAKIGDVHARARNRAIKEHRRRNDCILPSRMRIVQLIDSLHPGGAERMAVNIANELAGRGIASHLIATREEGILKDTLSPKVSYLHANRQGKVGMNGIMRMRAFLKEQKITHIHAHSSSYLVGGILKLLLPEVKLIWHDHYGARVNSKASDYRGLRFLSRRFNSIIAVSEPLKKWSQRELNCDQVFYFANFVQSNDLKGNYRKTESDEVVKIVCLANLRPDKDHENLIRAFKICVESNQNIELSLIGKVANDDYSNKIEELINELDLNERIVIHGEQNNIQQLLHAYDIAILSSRSEGLPIALLEYGAAALPVVCTDVGQCKDVLNDCGIIVPSENSEALSVGLMTLVDNPDLRKTLAHQFIAQVLSNHGSDSYIRQLLPLYQ, encoded by the coding sequence ATGCCACACGTGGCAAAAATAGGTGATGTGCACGCCAGAGCAAGAAATCGGGCCATCAAAGAGCATAGAAGAAGGAATGATTGTATTTTGCCATCACGCATGAGAATAGTCCAACTTATCGACAGTTTACATCCTGGTGGTGCAGAGCGTATGGCGGTAAACATCGCTAACGAGCTTGCTGGTCGTGGCATAGCAAGTCACCTGATCGCTACCCGAGAAGAAGGCATTTTAAAGGACACATTAAGTCCCAAAGTCTCTTATTTGCATGCCAATCGTCAAGGTAAGGTAGGTATGAATGGTATCATGCGTATGAGGGCTTTCTTGAAGGAACAAAAGATCACGCATATTCATGCGCATAGTAGTTCCTATCTAGTAGGTGGTATTTTAAAGTTGTTACTTCCTGAGGTTAAATTGATCTGGCATGATCATTATGGAGCTAGAGTTAATAGCAAGGCGTCAGACTATAGAGGCCTGAGGTTTTTAAGCAGGCGATTTAATAGTATTATCGCCGTGAGCGAGCCTTTAAAAAAATGGTCACAGCGCGAATTAAATTGCGATCAGGTATTTTATTTTGCCAATTTTGTCCAGTCGAACGATCTTAAGGGAAATTATAGAAAAACTGAAAGCGATGAGGTTGTCAAAATAGTTTGCCTGGCAAATTTGCGACCGGACAAGGATCATGAAAATTTGATTAGAGCCTTCAAGATTTGTGTTGAAAGCAATCAAAATATAGAATTATCGTTGATAGGTAAAGTTGCGAACGATGATTATTCCAATAAAATTGAAGAGTTGATCAATGAGCTTGATCTTAATGAGCGCATTGTCATTCATGGTGAGCAAAATAATATACAACAATTGTTGCACGCTTATGACATTGCAATACTAAGTTCAAGATCTGAAGGCTTGCCCATTGCTTTATTGGAATATGGAGCTGCCGCACTACCGGTAGTTTGCACCGATGTAGGTCAGTGTAAAGACGTTCTCAATGATTGCGGCATAATAGTACCGTCTGAAAATTCCGAAGCTTTAAGCGTTGGATTGATGACTCTAGTAGATAATCCAGATTTGAGAAAAACGCTCGCACATCAATTCATTGCTCAGGTATTGTCTAATCACGGCTCAGATTCTTATATCAGACAGTTGTTACCTTTGTATCAGTAA
- a CDS encoding O-antigen ligase family protein: MIKLENLPYPVLILGHLILAILTVTIPFLGYVTLYGMLGYFLIRIISNQDRGNEALLAACYFASYEVLLRMTDVLYFYEMIKYLVLIFMFIGIIFKGFSIKSLPYVIYLLLMVPSIVVASQNIPLGESLRKAVAFNLTGPFTLGVVAIYCYQRRIMVSQLDAILKLSVGPIAMLTMHLFLVTPDIQDVLTGTGSNFATSGGYGPNQVSTALGIGMFLCFARFLRVRNFWYNCIDIVLLIGMTYRAWVTFSRGGVYTAAMMIGVTILVLALFNRSQFRWAFLPKIAVMVIGLALTWGFTSLVTEGLIDKRYANQDAAGRAKEDLSTGRGELATLEFQAFIENPIVGIGAGQSKYYRAQRTGSLAASHNETSRLLSEHGVIGILSILILVFTPLIYRLSHRRNIYFYAFLIFWFATINHSAMRIAAPSFFYGLALLNVVPDKKKVKRSLGKWAKYPRLLQIKRQQEQKALA, encoded by the coding sequence ATGATTAAATTAGAAAATCTTCCTTACCCTGTATTGATTTTAGGTCATTTGATCCTAGCAATATTGACCGTTACGATTCCTTTTTTAGGCTATGTAACTCTCTATGGTATGCTGGGTTATTTTCTAATAAGAATTATCTCTAATCAAGATCGAGGTAATGAGGCACTGTTGGCAGCCTGTTATTTTGCGTCTTACGAGGTGCTTCTGCGCATGACTGATGTACTGTATTTCTATGAGATGATCAAATATCTGGTTCTCATATTTATGTTCATCGGCATCATTTTTAAAGGGTTTAGCATCAAGTCTTTACCATACGTTATCTATCTGTTACTGATGGTTCCTAGTATCGTTGTCGCCTCTCAAAATATACCTCTAGGTGAAAGCCTGCGTAAAGCCGTGGCCTTTAACCTTACAGGTCCTTTTACCCTAGGTGTAGTAGCCATCTATTGTTACCAGCGGCGCATCATGGTCTCACAATTGGATGCGATACTTAAACTATCGGTAGGACCTATTGCGATGTTGACTATGCATTTGTTCCTAGTCACGCCTGATATTCAGGATGTCCTTACGGGAACTGGATCTAACTTTGCAACCTCTGGAGGTTATGGTCCTAATCAGGTTTCTACGGCCTTAGGCATAGGCATGTTTTTATGTTTTGCAAGATTTTTACGAGTGCGCAATTTCTGGTACAATTGTATTGATATCGTGTTGCTCATAGGTATGACCTATCGGGCTTGGGTTACATTTTCCCGTGGTGGTGTCTACACTGCGGCAATGATGATAGGTGTCACCATTCTTGTACTGGCTTTATTTAATAGAAGTCAATTTAGATGGGCATTTTTGCCTAAGATCGCGGTTATGGTAATAGGTCTAGCGTTAACATGGGGTTTCACATCACTGGTGACTGAAGGTTTGATCGACAAACGTTATGCTAACCAAGATGCAGCCGGCCGTGCCAAAGAAGATCTTTCTACTGGTAGAGGTGAGTTAGCCACACTGGAATTTCAAGCATTTATAGAGAATCCAATCGTGGGAATAGGCGCTGGTCAATCTAAATATTATCGTGCCCAGCGTACTGGTAGTCTCGCGGCCTCACATAATGAAACCAGTCGCTTACTTTCTGAACATGGAGTTATAGGTATTTTATCCATTTTGATTCTAGTTTTCACGCCATTGATCTATCGATTATCACATAGGCGTAATATCTATTTTTATGCATTTCTCATATTTTGGTTTGCAACGATCAATCATAGCGCGATGCGTATTGCCGCGCCTTCCTTTTTCTATGGTCTAGCGCTACTCAATGTCGTACCCGACAAGAAAAAGGTCAAGCGATCTTTAGGTAAATGGGCAAAATATCCTCGATTGCTGCAAATAAAACGACAGCAGGAACAAAAGGCGCTGGCATGA